A single region of the Devosia sp. FJ2-5-3 genome encodes:
- the urtB gene encoding urea ABC transporter permease subunit UrtB, translated as MTNFLRLALLALSLLFPATAQAQTDIPALVQSMGDASLKELGALVTDLAATGDPTIIPALTALADGNLYVDDTSGRVVIETGKRITDPMTGEAIELGPDADLSRIRVNNGLRRDIATALSGMTLMSDDPARRRSAAAQLLANPDPANLPILDEAISAETDAAIRDTMETARAVIVLRDNDAAISDRQAAVSRIAAGNANIALTNLTLALQDAPPELATSINAALAGLQQAKSVRDALQNVWFGISLGSVLLLAAIGLAITFGVMGVINMAHGEMVMLGAYTTFLVQLVIRTNFPFLLDYSLLIALPAAFLVTGAIGVGIERGIIRWLYGRPLETLLATWGLSLILQQTIRSIFGPTNQIVIAPTWMSGSVDFFGLSITYGRFWIVIFALLVFATLLLVLNRTALGLQMRAVTQNRRMASSMGIRTPFVDAMTFGLGSGIAGLAGVALTQIDNISPNLGQNYIIDSFMVVVFGGVGNLWGTLVGALTLGIANKFLEPYAGAVLGKIIILVLIILFIQRRPRGLFALKGRAVEQ; from the coding sequence ATGACCAATTTCCTCCGCCTCGCGCTCCTGGCCCTGTCGCTTCTCTTCCCGGCCACCGCGCAGGCCCAGACCGACATCCCCGCCCTGGTGCAATCCATGGGCGACGCCAGCCTCAAGGAACTGGGCGCCCTCGTCACCGACCTCGCCGCAACCGGCGACCCCACCATCATTCCTGCCCTCACCGCCCTCGCCGACGGCAATCTCTATGTCGACGACACCTCCGGCCGCGTTGTCATAGAGACCGGCAAACGGATCACCGACCCAATGACCGGCGAGGCCATTGAACTCGGCCCCGATGCCGACCTCTCCCGCATCCGCGTCAATAATGGTCTCCGCCGCGACATCGCCACCGCGCTCTCGGGCATGACGCTGATGAGTGACGATCCCGCGCGGCGCCGTTCGGCCGCCGCCCAGCTCCTCGCCAATCCCGACCCGGCCAATCTGCCCATCCTCGACGAGGCCATTTCAGCCGAAACCGACGCCGCGATCCGCGACACCATGGAGACGGCGCGCGCCGTCATTGTCCTCCGCGACAATGATGCCGCGATCAGCGACAGACAGGCCGCAGTTTCGCGGATTGCTGCGGGAAATGCTAACATTGCGCTAACCAATTTGACCCTGGCGCTACAAGATGCGCCGCCCGAATTGGCCACCAGCATCAACGCCGCGCTCGCCGGCCTCCAGCAGGCCAAATCGGTCCGCGACGCGCTGCAAAATGTGTGGTTTGGCATATCCTTAGGCTCGGTTCTCCTCCTCGCCGCCATCGGTCTCGCCATCACTTTCGGCGTCATGGGCGTCATCAACATGGCCCACGGCGAAATGGTCATGCTCGGGGCCTACACCACCTTCCTCGTCCAGCTGGTGATCCGCACTAACTTCCCGTTTCTGCTCGACTATTCCCTCCTCATCGCCCTGCCCGCCGCCTTCCTCGTCACCGGCGCCATCGGGGTTGGCATCGAACGCGGCATCATCCGCTGGCTCTATGGCCGTCCCCTCGAAACCCTCCTCGCCACCTGGGGTCTGTCGCTGATCCTGCAGCAGACAATCCGCTCCATTTTCGGCCCCACCAACCAGATAGTCATCGCCCCCACCTGGATGTCCGGTTCGGTCGATTTCTTTGGACTTTCCATCACTTACGGCCGGTTCTGGATCGTCATCTTCGCGCTGCTGGTCTTCGCAACCCTGCTGCTCGTCCTCAATCGAACCGCACTTGGGCTGCAGATGCGGGCCGTCACCCAGAATCGCCGCATGGCCTCCTCCATGGGCATCCGCACCCCCTTCGTCGACGCCATGACCTTCGGCCTCGGCTCCGGCATCGCCGGCCTCGCCGGCGTCGCCCTCACCCAGATCGACAACATCTCTCCAAACCTGGGGCAGAACTACATCATCGACAGCTTCATGGTCGTGGTCTTCGGCGGTGTCGGCAATCTCTGGGGCACCCTGGTGGGCGCGCTAACTCTCGGTATCGCCAACAAATTTCTCGAGCCCTATGCCGGCGCCGTCCTGGGCAAGATCATCATTCTGGTCCTCATCATCCTCTTCATCCAGCGCCGCCCGCGCGGCCTCTTCGCCCTCAAGGGCCGGGCGGTGGAGCAATGA
- the urtA gene encoding urea ABC transporter substrate-binding protein yields the protein MTILSARSAIVAAAFAGGLSFSMTPAMAQDDTIKVGILHSLSGTMAISETTLKDTMLFLIEQQNAKGGLLGKQLEPVVVDIASDWPLAAELARQLIEVDDVDAVFGCWTSVCRKSVLPVFEELNSLLFYPVQYEGEESQRNVFYTGASPNQQAIPAVDYLAEEEGVERWVLAGTDYVYPQTTNKILEQYLLDKGVAKEDILINYTPFGHSDWQTIVSDIKAFGSTGKKTAVVSTINGDANVPFYRELGNQGIKAEDIPVVAFSVGEEELSGFDTTPLVGHLAAWNYFMSVDTPENEAFIADWQKFIGSTDRVTNDPMEAHLIGFNLWVKAVEAAGSTEADAVIDSIVGLETPNLTGGIAKMLPNHHITKPVLIGEIQDDGQFFVVWETEDLVPGDAWSDFLPESAMLEADWTAPINCGNYNTETKTCGSALASK from the coding sequence ATGACCATTCTCAGCGCCCGCAGCGCTATTGTTGCCGCGGCTTTCGCCGGCGGACTTTCGTTTTCGATGACCCCTGCCATGGCGCAGGACGACACCATCAAGGTGGGCATTCTCCATTCGCTCTCGGGCACCATGGCGATCTCGGAAACCACGCTCAAGGACACCATGCTGTTCCTCATCGAGCAGCAGAACGCCAAGGGCGGCCTGCTCGGCAAGCAACTCGAACCCGTCGTCGTCGACATTGCCTCCGACTGGCCGCTGGCCGCCGAACTCGCGCGCCAGCTGATCGAAGTCGACGATGTCGACGCGGTCTTCGGCTGCTGGACTTCTGTCTGCCGCAAGTCGGTCCTGCCGGTCTTCGAAGAGCTCAATTCGCTACTCTTCTACCCCGTCCAGTACGAAGGCGAGGAAAGCCAGCGCAACGTCTTCTACACCGGCGCGTCGCCCAACCAGCAGGCCATCCCGGCTGTCGATTATCTCGCCGAGGAAGAAGGCGTCGAGCGCTGGGTCCTGGCGGGCACCGACTATGTCTATCCGCAGACCACCAACAAGATCCTCGAGCAATATCTGCTCGACAAGGGTGTCGCCAAGGAAGACATCCTGATCAACTACACGCCCTTCGGTCACTCCGATTGGCAGACCATCGTCTCCGACATCAAGGCCTTCGGCTCGACCGGCAAGAAGACTGCCGTGGTCTCGACCATCAATGGCGACGCCAACGTGCCGTTCTACCGTGAACTGGGCAACCAGGGCATCAAGGCCGAAGACATTCCCGTCGTCGCCTTCTCGGTCGGCGAAGAGGAACTCTCCGGCTTCGACACCACTCCGCTGGTCGGCCACCTCGCCGCCTGGAACTATTTCATGAGCGTCGATACGCCGGAAAACGAAGCCTTCATCGCTGATTGGCAGAAATTCATCGGCTCGACCGACCGCGTCACCAACGACCCAATGGAAGCCCACCTCATCGGCTTCAATCTCTGGGTCAAGGCCGTCGAAGCCGCTGGCTCCACCGAAGCGGACGCCGTCATCGACAGCATTGTCGGCCTCGAAACGCCGAACCTCACCGGCGGCATCGCCAAGATGCTCCCCAACCACCACATCACCAAGCCGGTGCTGATCGGTGAAATCCAGGACGATGGCCAGTTCTTCGTGGTCTGGGAAACCGAAGATCTCGTCCCCGGCGACGCCTGGTCCGACTTCCTGCCCGAGAGCGCCATGCTCGAAGCCGATTGGACCGCCCCCATCAACTGCGGCAACTACAACACCGAAACCAAAACCTGCGGTTCGGCACTAGCCTCCAAGTAA